The Salvia miltiorrhiza cultivar Shanhuang (shh) chromosome 1, IMPLAD_Smil_shh, whole genome shotgun sequence genome has a window encoding:
- the LOC131001647 gene encoding cytokinin dehydrogenase 9, with the protein MLRSQSRKLGYEMLIGECLTFFRQKTRALLVLVLLHSFMIICSNHPFATPQTDESLVHSSLAKMRFEGNLSFNNMEFAARDFGNRYHLMPSAVLHPKSVSDILSVVRYVYDLGLNSELTVAARGHGHSLEGQAQVHQGVVISMESLRVPEMSFHTGKHPYVDVSAGVLWIDILHESLKQGLTPRSWTDYLHLTVGGTLSNAGISGQAFRHGPQINNVYQLQVVTGRGEVATCSEEQNADLFHAVLGGLGQFGIITQARIALEPAPKMVKWIRALYSDFSTFARDQEHLISTKKSLDYVEGFIIINRTGLLNNWRSSFNPKDPVQADQFTSDGKLLFCLEVAKYYNPRDSDNINQDVDTLLSELNYIRSTLFLSEVSYVDFLDRVHVSEVKLREKGLWEVPHPWLNLLVPRSRIHEFAREVFGSIVKDTSNGPVLIYPVNKARWKSGTSLVTPDEDVFYLIAFLSSAIASSTGKDGLEHILSQNKKILSFSQRPYLGIKQYLPHYSTEEEWEAHFGAHWEVFCRRKLSYDPLAILAPGQRIFRRGMVSALQRPEGRDIA; encoded by the exons ATGTTGCGTTCCCAGTCTCGAAAACTTGGGTACGAGATGCTTATCGGAGAGTGCCTCACTTTCTTTAGACAGAAAACCAGAGCTCTTCTTGTACTAGTTTTGTTGCACAGTTTCATGATCATTTGTTCTAACCACCCTTTTGCCACCCCACAAACCGATGAATCTCTAGTGCATTCATCCCTGGCCAAGATGAGGTTCGAGGGGAACTTGTCTTTCAATAATATGGAGTTTGCAGCAAGGGACTTCGGCAATAGATACCATCTCATGCCGTCTGCAGTTTTGCATCCGAAATCAGTTTCGGATATTCTGTCCGTTGTGAGGTACGTGTATGACTTGGGCCTGAATTCAGAGCTCACTGTTGCTGCACGGGGCCACGGCCACTCGCTGGAAGGCCAGGCACAGGTGCATCAGGGCGTTGTGATCAGCATGGAGTCACTCCGTGTCCCCGAGATGAGCTTCCACACCGGGAAACACCCCTATGTTGATGTTTCTGCTGGGGTACTGTGGATAGATATCCTGCATGAGAGCCTCAAACAAGGTCTAACACCAAGATCGTGGACTGATTATCTCCATCTCACTGTTGGTGGCACCTTGTCGAATGCTGGAATCAGCGGCCAGGCTTTCCGACACGGGCCACAGATTAACAATGTCTACCAACTCCAAGTTGTCACAG GTAGAGGAGAAGTAGCTACGTGTTCGGAAGAGCAAAACGCAGACCTCTTCCACGCCGTGCTAGGCGGTCTAGGACAGTTTGGCATCATCACCCAAGCAAGAATTGCCTTAGAGCCTGCGCCGAAAATG GTTAAATGGATAAGAGCACTGTATTCAGATTTCTCAACATTCGCCCGTGACCAGGAGCATCTGATATCTACGAAAAAATCCTTGGACTACGTAGAAGGATTCATCATCATAAACAGAACCGGCTTGTTAAACAACTGGAGATCGTCTTTCAATCCCAAGGATCCAGTTCAAGCAGACCAGTTCACCTCCGATGGGAAGCTTCTGTTTTGCCTGGAAGTTGCAAAGTACTACAATCCTCGAGATTCGGACAACATCAATCAG GATGTCGACACTCTCTTATCAGAACTGAACTACATACGATCCACTCTCTTCCTGTCGGAGGTTTCCTATGTCGACTTCCTTGACAGAGTACACGTGTCTGAAGTGAAACTCCGGGAAAAAGGCCTCTGGGAGGTACCACACCCATGGCTGAACCTTCTTGTTCCCAGAAGCCGAATTCATGAGTTCGCCAGAGAAGTTTTCGGTAGCATAGTAAAAGATACGAGCAACGGCCCCGTCCTCATCTACCCCGTCAACAAAGCAAG GTGGAAATCTGGAACGTCCTTGGTCACACCCGATGAGGACGTTTTCTACCTGATCGCTTTCTTATCTTCAGCAATAGCATCATCGACAGGAAAGGATGGCCTCGAGCATATTTTATcacaaaacaagaaaatactGAGTTTTAGCCAGAGACCTTACCTTGGGATCAAACAGTACCTGCCACATTACAGCACTGAAGAGGAGTGGGAAGCTCATTTCGGTGCCCACTGGGAAGTTTTCTGCCGGAGAAAGTTGAGCTACGATCCCCTGGCGATCCTAGCTCCGGGACAGAGGATATTCCGGAGAGGAATGGTGTCTGCGCTACAAAGACCAGAGGGTCGAGACATCGCCTGA
- the LOC131002292 gene encoding uncharacterized protein LOC131002292, with protein sequence MEFGSYQNMHDKNHKSSIGRANEPDHRDASENPIPVEQSHPSGPAEVNMEVPITADEVIRAGGFGATDDIGTMLPAASDCTDFEDHLRDVQGYEGSKDAKTGKVEEGVTPEARGAASMEASFFSDDVIRAGGFGATDNISSFLPVASDYTDFEENLRDARGYEESEEKSSRPGLGWKSK encoded by the exons ATGGAGTTCGGCTCATATCAGAACATGCACG ACAAGAACCACAAAAGCTCAATCGGGAGGGCGAATGAACCTGATCATCGAGATGCCTCTGAGAACCCGATCCCAGTGGAGCAAAGTCATCCTTCTGGTCCTGCAGAAGTAAATATGGAAGTTCCTATTACTGCTGATGAAGTTATACGTGCCGGAGGCTTTGGAGCTACTGATGATATCGGTACCATGCTTCCAGCTGCCAGTGATTGCACTGAttttgaagaccatctccgtgATGTTCAGGGCTATGAAGGATCCAAGGATGCCAAAACTGGCAAAGTTGAAGAGGGCGTAACTCCTGAAGCTCGAGGGGCAGCAAGTATGGAAGCTTCTTTCTTTTCTGATGATGTGATACGGGCTGGAGGTTTCGGAGCTACAGATAATATAAGTAGCTTTCTTCCTGTTGCAAGTGATTATACTGATTTTGAGGAAAATCTTCGTGATGCTCGAGGTTATGAAGAATCTGAAGAAAAGAGCAGCCGGCCTGGCCTTGGCTGGAAGAGCAAATGA